The sequence GTAGCACAGGTCGCGCAGCGCCAGCTGTTCGAACGCCTGGGTAGGGGTGACCGGCGCGTCGGGATCCATGACCAGAGGGTCGTCGATCCCGGGCTCCTGAGCCGCCCGGTCCCAGTCGGGCACCAAGGGCTCCGGATCCGTCGGGCGCGGTGCCTCGATCCCGCCCGGACCCGAAGCGGCGTACTCCTCGGCGCGCACCACCCGGTACCGGGTCCCGGAGACGAGGAGTTCGTCGACGCGCTCGCTCTCCAGCCGGGCGACCGCCGCCAGCAGCTCGCGCCGCTCCGCCCGATCCCGCGCCTCGTCCTTCGCGTGGAACCACAGCCGCGAATTCAGCCCGTCCCGCGCCTGCTGCGGGCAGCCGGACGTCACTTCGAGCACCACCCGCCAGCGCGGCCCGTCCGCGCGGGACTGCGCCGCCACCCCGAACAGCGGGCCGCGCACCACCACATCGCCGGCGCGCGCCACGGCGTCGAGCGCGTCGGCCTCCCTCGCGGCTTCCACCGGTTCCACCGGCACCCGCACCACCACCGGCCGCGACCCGCGCGGTCCCACGTCCCCACGGTCCATGGCCCCATCCTGCCGACCGGTCCGGGACGCCGCCCCCGATTCACCGATTCCCCGGCCGCGGCGGACCCGGTGGCGGTACCGTCCGCGCACCCCTGGTGTGTTCCCGGCACATCCCTGACATTCGTCACTGTCCGCTCCGCCGGACGCGCGCGAGCCTGGGAGAAGGAACGCGGCAGGACGGCGACGGGCAGGGGGCGGTCATGACGGTGGTGGTCCCGACGACGGGGGGCGTGACGTTCCGGCCGAGCCGGGCCGGGATCGTACGGATATGGGCCCGCTCGCTGACGGCGACGGTGCTGCGGCGTCCGTCGGCACCGGGGCCCCGGCACTCGGCCGGGACGAGGCAGGTGGTGCTGGTCCTGGCCGTGACGGAGATCGTGGTGGCCTTCCTGTTCTCCTCGATGCTGCCGCCCGCCGTCCGGCCGCTGCACGCGGCGCTGGAGCTCCTGATGATCCTCGGCGGGCTGGGCCTGGTGGCGGCGCTGGTCCGGCACCCGCACGAGGTGGGCGAGGAACACGTGATCCTGCGGACCGCCTTCCTCGGGGACGTGACCCTGCCGCGCTCGGCGGTCCGCTCCACCTCCCCGGTGGTACGCACCGTTCCCGGCCGGGGCCCGAGGCCGGTACCCGGCGAACCGGGGGCGGTGGCCTGCTCGCTGGAGAGCGCCCTGAACCTGGCCGTGCACCTCGACCCGCCCGTACTCCTCGACCTGGGACCGGCCGGGCCGGTGGAGGCTTCGACGGTGTACGTCTCGGTCGACTCGCCGCCCGCCCTCACCGAGGCCCTCCGACGCGTGGTCCCGCCCCGGACGGCCTAGTCTGGACAGGAGATATCCACCCGCCGGCACGTGGGTTAGGGAGGTCCCCGCGGTGACCCCGAGACTGCGCGTGACGACAGTGGACGCGGGACCCTTCACCATGCCGAGGAGCGCCCTGCTGTACGGGGCGAGCGGTACGGTCACCGTGCCCTCGACGGTCGCCGTCATCGAGCACGCCACCCACGGACCGATCCTCTTCGACACCGGCGTCAACCACCGCGTCGCGGACCCGGAGGCCGCCGAGGCCCACTGGGGGCCGGGCCTGCGGAGCGCGTACGGCGCCGAGGGATTCACCCGGGCCCACGCCGTCGACGCGCAGCTGGAGCGCCTCGGCTACCGGCTCGCCGACGTCCGGTACGTCCTCTACTCCCACCTGCACCTCGACCACGCCGGAGGGATGACCTACTTCCCGCACGCCGTGCACGTCGCCCAGCACGACGAACTGCGCCACGCCTGGTGGCCGGACCGCTGGACGGCCCGGGGCTACGCCTTCGAGGACTACGTGGGCGGTCGGCACTACGACTTCCTCGAACTGAGCGGTGACACCGACCTGTTCCGGGACGGCACGCTCACCCTCGTGCGCACGGCCGGCCACACCCCCGGTCACCAAGGCGTCATCCTGGACCTCGACCACCACGGCCGGATCGCGCTCATGGGCGACGCCGCGCACCTCCAGCAGGGCCTGGACCGCAACGTGCCCATGCTCAGCGACTGGAACACCGAGGAGAAGATGCTGACCTACGGGCGCCTGCGCGCGCTGTCCCGGGCCGGCATCCGGGTCTTCCTCTCCCACGACCCCGACCACTTCGCCGCCCTGCCCCACGACGGCGAGTTCTGGGACTGACCCGGTCGGAGGGGCCGCGCGCCACCCCACCGGTCGCTGTCCCCCGAAGGGGT comes from Streptomyces virginiae and encodes:
- a CDS encoding DUF5954 family protein, with the translated sequence MDRGDVGPRGSRPVVVRVPVEPVEAAREADALDAVARAGDVVVRGPLFGVAAQSRADGPRWRVVLEVTSGCPQQARDGLNSRLWFHAKDEARDRAERRELLAAVARLESERVDELLVSGTRYRVVRAEEYAASGPGGIEAPRPTDPEPLVPDWDRAAQEPGIDDPLVMDPDAPVTPTQAFEQLALRDLCYTGGRFPEEVRADSRRALDTHPDVLVMPPTFGVVERTGDGWRPVSGPHATPHAARRSLDFALTWMWPRLRGYIPEDADPRTDARTWTAAGGGGPADVRAAKLAAYAGAADTLRVGRVNRLEFQDVVYQIVRTRRLLRWGPDGPEGPRPSDVNSQEPTRIHLALDEDGRVLPDD
- a CDS encoding N-acyl homoserine lactonase family protein — translated: MTPRLRVTTVDAGPFTMPRSALLYGASGTVTVPSTVAVIEHATHGPILFDTGVNHRVADPEAAEAHWGPGLRSAYGAEGFTRAHAVDAQLERLGYRLADVRYVLYSHLHLDHAGGMTYFPHAVHVAQHDELRHAWWPDRWTARGYAFEDYVGGRHYDFLELSGDTDLFRDGTLTLVRTAGHTPGHQGVILDLDHHGRIALMGDAAHLQQGLDRNVPMLSDWNTEEKMLTYGRLRALSRAGIRVFLSHDPDHFAALPHDGEFWD